One window of the Oncorhynchus mykiss isolate Arlee chromosome 5, USDA_OmykA_1.1, whole genome shotgun sequence genome contains the following:
- the LOC110524135 gene encoding arrestin domain-containing protein 2 isoform X1, with amino-acid sequence MIFGKLKKFDIVFDSPEIDSPPVFSSGDVVSGKVVLDLAGECKVESLKLHAEGFAKVYWTESRSAGSSTAYTQNYSDEVEYLNRREVLLQADNAELILLPAGRHEFPFSFQLPDETLVTSFEGKHGSVRYWVKVKLHRPWATVRKIKKEFTVIEPIDINTPALLAPQAGSKDKMARVWYHNFGQVSITAKIDRKGYTPGEVIPVFAEFDNATSRSVVPKAYITQTQTFLARGTMKQKQAVVATLSGDVVGAQRRETWHGRAIKIPPVGPSILQCRIIKVEYMLRVCVDVPGTSKLCLELPLVMGTIPLHPFGSRTSSVSSQYSVNLEWLRMAIPEQPEPPPDYSSVVTDEEAEQNTMAHRPEEDLSGIMEHPLRAFVQEFRFRPPPVYCEVDPNPQPLNMRRRCMTC; translated from the exons ATGATTTTCGGCAAATTGAAAAAGTTTGACATCGTCTTTGACTCTCCAGAAATCGACTCTCCTCCAGTTTTCAGCAGTGGGGACGTGGTGTCTGGAAAAGTTGTTTTGGACCTTGCAGGGGAATGTAAAGTGGAGTCGTTGAAGTTGCACGCCGAAGGTTTTGCTAAAGTGTATTGGACCGAGTCTCGTTCGGCTGGGTCTAGTACTGCTTATACTCAAAACTACAGCGACGAAGTGGAATACCTCAACCGAAGAGAAGTGCTTTTGCAAGCAG ATAATGCCGAGCTTATCCTCCTCCCTGCTGGAAGACATGAATTTCCATTTAGTTTCCAGTTGCCTGACGA GACACTGGTAACATCTTTCGAAGGCAAGCATGGCAGCGTCCGCTACTGGGTGAAGGTGAAGCTGCATAGGCCCTGGGCTACAGTGAGGAAGATCAAGAAGGAGTTCACAGTCATTGAGCCCATTGACATCAACACACCGGCCTTATTGGCCCCCCAAGCTGGCAGCAAAGACAAGATGGCACGGGTTTGGTACCACAACTTTGGACAGGTGTCGATAACTGCCAAGATTGACCGTAAAGGTTACACACCAG GTGAGGTGATTCCGGTCTTTGCTGAGTTTGACAATGCCACCTCACGCTCTGTGGTGCCCAAGGCCTACATCACACAGACGCAGACGTTCCTCGCCCGGGGCACCATGAAGCAGAAGCAGGCTGTGGTGGCCACGCTTAGTGGCGACGTGGTGGGGGCCCAGCGCAGGGAGACCTGGCATGGCCGCGCCATCAAGATCCCACCAGTCGGGCCCTCCATCCTGCAGTGCCGCATCATCAAAGTGGAATACATGCTCAGG GTATGTGTGGATGTTCCTGGGACCTCTAAGTTGTGCCTAGAGCTGCCGCTGGTGATGGGCACCATCCCCCTGCATCCCTTCGGCAGCCGCACCTCTAGCGTCAGCAGCCAGTACAGTGTCAACCTGGAATGGCTCCGCATGGCCATCCCTGAGCAGCCTGAGC CTCCTCCTGACTACAGCTCTGTGGTGACTGATGAGGAGGCTGAGCAGAACACTATGGCCCACCGTCCTGAGGAGGACCTCAGTGGGATCATGGAGCACCCACTTAGGGCCTTTGTCCAGGAGTTCCGCTTCCGACCCCCTCCGGTGTACTGCGAG GTCGACCCAAACCCTCAGCCCCTCAACATGAGACGTCGCTGCATGACGTGTTGA